A window of the Deinococcus gobiensis I-0 genome harbors these coding sequences:
- a CDS encoding histone deacetylase translates to MTAPDPAAFAHPFRAYTPASYGFPLPEGHRFPYYKYAGVRDLLRPALPVLETPALTWADAARVHDPLWLRRWRRGEVDRHEQRAFGLPWSPGVVERARRAAGGSLAALHDARRVGWGANLAGGTHHAFADRAEGFCLLNDAALLTRIALEEGVARRVAVLDLDVHQGNGTAALLAPEMAAGTAFTLSVHGERNYPFRKERSSLDLGLGDGIDDTEYMRVLRAEALPALDAFRPDLLLYLAGADVLAGDRFGRFALSLEGVYERNREVLVWARARGVPVVTMMAGGYNRDHALTVAAHASVVFAGLEVFA, encoded by the coding sequence ATGACCGCCCCCGACCCCGCCGCCTTCGCCCATCCCTTCCGGGCCTACACGCCGGCCAGCTACGGCTTTCCGCTGCCCGAGGGCCACCGCTTTCCTTACTACAAGTACGCGGGGGTGCGCGACCTGCTGCGGCCCGCCCTGCCGGTCCTGGAGACCCCGGCCCTGACCTGGGCCGACGCCGCGCGGGTCCACGATCCGCTGTGGCTGCGGCGCTGGCGCCGGGGCGAGGTGGACCGGCACGAGCAGCGCGCCTTCGGCCTGCCCTGGTCGCCGGGGGTGGTCGAGCGGGCGCGCCGGGCGGCGGGCGGGTCGCTGGCCGCGCTGCACGACGCCCGGCGCGTGGGCTGGGGGGCCAACCTCGCGGGGGGGACCCACCACGCTTTCGCCGACCGCGCCGAGGGCTTCTGCCTGCTCAACGACGCGGCGCTCCTGACCCGCATCGCGCTGGAGGAGGGCGTTGCGCGCCGGGTCGCCGTGCTGGACCTCGACGTTCACCAGGGCAACGGCACGGCGGCGTTGCTGGCCCCCGAGATGGCGGCGGGCACGGCCTTTACCCTGAGCGTCCACGGCGAGCGCAACTACCCCTTCCGCAAGGAGCGCAGTTCGCTGGACCTGGGTCTGGGCGACGGGATAGACGATACCGAGTACATGCGCGTGCTGCGCGCCGAGGCGCTGCCCGCCCTCGACGCCTTCCGGCCCGACCTGCTGCTGTACCTCGCAGGGGCCGACGTGCTGGCGGGCGACCGCTTCGGCCGTTTCGCCCTGAGTCTGGAGGGGGTCTACGAGCGCAACCGCGAGGTGCTGGTCTGGGCGCGGGCGCGCGGCGTGCCGGTCGTGACCATGATGGCGGGCGGCTACAACCGTGACCATGC